CCTACATGCAAAAAAAATTTGCGGCTGAAGCAGAAATTGAATTAGTAGAAATTAATAATCTTCCTCTTTTTAATAAACCGGCAGATAAAAAAATACCAGAAAGTGTGCAGGCTATTGCTGAAAAGATCAACAAAAGCGATGGCGTAATCATTAGCACACCTGAATATGATCATGCAGTGCCAGCAGCGTTAATGAATGCTTTAAGCTGGTTATCTTACGGTATTTATCCTTTTGTTGATAAGCCTGTTATGATTACGGGTGCTTCTTATGGGACGTTAGGTTCTTCTAGAGCGCAAGCCCATTTGCGTCAAATTTTGGATGCACCAGAATTAAAAGCACGAATTATGCCTAGTTCAGAATTTTTATTGAGCCATTCTTTAGCGGCTTTTGATGAAGCGGGCAATCTAAATGA
The DNA window shown above is from Enterococcus montenegrensis and carries:
- a CDS encoding NADPH-dependent FMN reductase — protein: MYKFIGLVGTNSKESTNRALLAYMQKKFAAEAEIELVEINNLPLFNKPADKKIPESVQAIAEKINKSDGVIISTPEYDHAVPAALMNALSWLSYGIYPFVDKPVMITGASYGTLGSSRAQAHLRQILDAPELKARIMPSSEFLLSHSLAAFDEAGNLNDEKQQEKLAGLFQDFTVFVTITKQLQNSHAVNQQAAENFSWDNI